The genomic stretch ACAGCCAAGAGCCAAGGGTAGTCTTAGAATATCTGCCAGGCCtaattttctgtacatttttgtCAATGGTAAACCATCTCAGAATTACTGAAGAAGAATCACAATAAGCTGTGTAGTGCAGCAGCAGAGACCCAACCACAGAGATAGAACCACACACATACAGAACCTGCATATATGGAAGGTGTGTTACACACGGGTAGACAGTCTCCCTGATAATGCGGGTTAGACAACTGAGTGATTCACCTGGAACTGACTTTCCTGAGGCTATGAATCTCATATGAGTTCAggtgttgtatttttaaaaaattggaaccAGATCCTGTTGAaaaccagagaagggaatggcaacccactccagtattcttgcctggagaatcccatggacagaggagcctggtgggctacagtccatggggtggcaaagttggacatgacctagccaACAaagcaccaccagcaccatctcaCTAGGGATCAGGGAAAGGCAGACAAAGCAATATATTGCCCCTTCAAGTTTAGATATTACCAAACAGCATGCTGAGGTTTCTCTTTCTCCATACCTTCACCAGCTCCTAGCAGACTGTTGCCATTACACAATCATCGGATTGGCAGGTTGCTTCCCCACCGGTAGCTACTACAGCATGCCTCCAGCACTCAGCCTGCGGTCCAGCCTGTCAGACATCATCAGTGGCTGTGAGGCTGTTCTCTTGAAGCCCCTTTGGAAGGTTGTGCAGCCACTTCTGGGCAGTGGGTTGTGAGCGGAAGTGCTGCGTATTTTCGACCCGAGCAAGACCTTCCACTCCCGTCTGTCCCTGTCCCGGTAACAGAGGAGCCCAAGTGGTTCAGATGGTGCAGAGGCGAGCGGCCCCTCCAGCAGGCTGGGTCCCTGACAGACTGTGAATACAGTGTGGATGAGTGCTAAACATCTGGTTGACCATCTATGCTTGCAAAATAAAGAACCTCCAAAAATCACATGTGCAATCATTTAAGGGAGATCTAGAAGTTAAACTGTTTGCAGAGTAGTAATACAGAACCTGGAGCAGAAGCAACATTCCCTAAATGGGAGTAAAAGCCTCGCCTGGCCTAGATttagagacacacacagataaatgAAATTCGACCCTTTCCGTCAAGAAATCCAGACAAGTGAGCTAATACTTACAATAGAGTCATTTCCCTTTGTCCTATCCTATTCAATACAATAAAACACTAGACACACATGGGTAAcgaacacttgaaatgtggcgAGGGTGACTGGAGAACTGAATTTTTCAAACTGAAGCAGTACAATCTTTCCACTAAACACACAAGTATTTTGATAGGACTATATCGCATTACAACTAAAAATTTAGCATCAGAACTGAAACATGTTGTAAGCTTAAAATATACCAGACTTCTGAAACTTCATTTTAAGTATACGTATGtattatgtatacacacaccctTTGTGTTTACACACAGAAAATATCTCAATCGGTTTTATGTTGAAATATGGGTAAATCACATTTTGAATGTATTGAGGCAAAACATTTTATCATCTGCTTTCTACTGTCTTAAGTGTGGCTACTAGGTAGTCAAGAATATGTATACGTATTATATTTGGACAGCACTGGTCATATTAGACTACTTTAAGAGTATGTCTGCTATGTGCTGGAACCTCAGGAGGGCAATTTATGCAGACACCTGTGGCAATTTAGTGCTCTCTATATGTTAAGGCGGAGAGGTTCACAGACACAAGGAAGGGTACCATGGGCCTTCCTGCCACAAGGTCCCGTCCACTACTTCACTCACTGGCATGTGAGCCTGCTGAACAGGTTTTATTAACttttctgagctttttttttcttaaactaaaaTATGTAGATTAGTGAGGGCCATTTCCCAACTATTGGTCTTTGCCTGTCTTGGCCACCATCTAGTGACATCATAGCCTGAAGTCCAGGGCTATACAAATTCCCTTCGGGGTTCAGCTGCCTTATCTGATCTCTACTCCCCTAGATACCAGTcaaatgtgctcagtcatgtctgactcttcgtgaccctgtggactatagctcagCAGGGTCCTCTGCACATGGacttctccagataagaatactggagtgggtagccatttcctacaccaggagatcttcctgaccaagggatggaATCtgagtttcttgcatctcctgcattggcaggcagattctttaccactgagccacctaggaagcccaaataaCTGAAGGTGGTAACTAATTAGACCTACACAGTTGTATCTATTACCTCAATGCAAGGTAATAAGCCAAACTGATGAGCTTCAGCAATTCCTACCTGTATTCTCCTCAGAGTTTGCCAATATTCAACTCAACTCTAAATCTCTTCGACTCCTTGGGTACTGGGAATGAAGCCCCCTTACCAAATACCCTCATACTTTCCAGGAATGTGAAGAAACTAGATATAAACAATCACATACATTTGGCTAGAGGGTGTCGCCCACACACCTGGCCCCCGAAGGCTCCCTGACTACTTGGGGACCCTCCCAACCGAGCCCCACTCCTAGCTGAGGCCTCACATGGAGGGCAGGTCCCAGACAGCTTCTCTGATGAGGACCACGCTACAAAAATTGTTACTGCTGCTCAACCCAGCATCTCTTGTGAGGGTAagtcaaagcaaacaaaaatgtcaCCTGGCCTCATTTCAGGTCATGCTTGGTTAACCAGCAGCACATCCAATTTAAAAGACACTATCATGGAATCCAAAGCACCTGTGCTGTGTAGACTGATGCTTTTATGTGGTTCAGAAATGTATCACAGGTCAGCTATGTAACAGCCATCCCACAGAACATGTGAAATGAAAGGACGGAGAGAATTTTACAGTTGTTTTATTTAACAAAACTTACGCCAATGTCTCTATCTATATACATAACGTGTTTCAAAGTCAGAGCAGCAGACACACAGACTATTAATGCAGGACATATAATAATGCTTACAACATGTTATGTGATGTTTTGTTTTCTGCTCAATCGGACACTGACAGATTCAAAAAATATCCCAAAGGCTGAGCAGCAtcacatcttcattttctggagtGGCTTACATCATtatgtcctaaaaaaaaaaaaagagggatggAACTTTGGAGGGTTAATACAttgcattcagtttagttcaaccAACAGCTCTTGGCCCGTAAGAGGGACTCACAAAGTGTTTTGGACTGGGGATAAAAATTTGAGTAAAACAgcctctgctgctactgctgctaagtcacttcagtcgtgtctgactctgtgcgaccccacagacagcagcccaccaggctcccccgtccctgggattctccaggcaagaacactggagtgggttgccatttccttctccaatgcatgaaagtgaaaagtgaaagggaagtcgctcagtcgtctgacccttagcatggactgcagcctaccaggctcctccatccatgggattttccaggcaagagtattggagtggggtgccactgccttctccgaaaatagTCTCTgggtatattaaaaattttttttcactgtcaTATCATAAATATAAGAAGGTCGTCTCATTCCTGATCCTCCAAAGTAagaaaatctactttaaaaaataagttaatgatTTTTGTAGTAAGAACTATGAATAACATTTAGTGAGTAGAGATCCTTCAAAATTAAGGTAAGAAAGTCGACTAATACTCAACACAACTCTGCCTCTACCCTCTCCAGTTTCGTTCGTTTCATGACATTAAGCTACACGTTAACACAGTATTTTCTAAGGTTCTTTATATAAGGAAGACATgttttgctttctcattttttcatGACTTTCAGGAAGCCCTCTTAATTCCTTAAAAGGTACTGTCATTCTGAAAATCTCAAGAAGCCTAGCTACATATTCTACTCACAAAATTTTGCTCTGTACAGGTACATAAGCTGACTTTTAGGTAATACTTGAAAAACAGTTGACGCTGCCAAGTGTGAATTCTTCATGTTGACACTTAACACTCTGACCTGATTCAAggtcatctttcctggaaggtcAAGGTCTAGCCTTTCAGGAAAGATGCTACCAAGCAGTGAGGtatagaaggaggaaaaaaaataaaatcacagcctTTTCTTCTCCCCTCAACGCTTAAGAGCCTTCTTTCATGCTAGGGGGTTGGGGGATAACAAGTCTTCTGTGGATAAAACTTAAGAATGCTCTCCTTTATGTAGTGAAGTGGTACACATGACCCATTTCCCAAAAAGCACCAACTAGAAATGCACAAGGACTAAATACTGTACTGAAACAATATACCCATTTGTTCATGGAAATCGGACCCATCACTTactgtgctttcattttctaaaaacaagATCAGACCATTATAAAAATGTGcttccaaaataaattatttctagaatataaaatgctttatatttttccAGGCCACATAATTCCATTATAAAATAGGAAATCAGAAAATTAGCTACCACAGTCTTCACATGGTAAAAAGTATGTGTACAcacgtatatacacatataaaaaaaCCGAAGTTTCAAATTtcaataaaaaactaataaaccaAAGTAATGATTATGTATTAAACTACACACAAGCCACGTCAATTTATCTGTAATGAGAATTAACTACAAAGTATTACAATCAAATGTATCAGAGGATAACCTAAGACCTCCCCACATGGAAAAGGATCAGGAAGCCTTCAACTGCCAAGACAACAAGAAACCTGCTCATGCCCTTTTCAGATACAATCGCCCAGGTTCTGCAAGCAAGGAAtacaaaaggaaggaaaacacgTGCCCTGGGGCTGCCTTGCATTTGTGCTCTGCGTTATGGCCGGCTTGGGGCTGGCTGGCGTGTGAGGACTACAATCCGGGTGGAGCCGTGTTTGCCAAGCCATGCACCAGCCCTGCCTTCTGCTGGTGGAGGGGAGCTGGAGTGTTCTCGGAGCTGCTTCCCAAGTGGGGTGAGCAACAGGGAAGGCCTGATTGCAGCTGAGATCAGTTAGAAATTACCATTGATGAAAACTGGGCACAGTGTTCCTGGAACTTGAATAAAGACAGTGGGGAGGCTTCCATTTTGTGGATTCCTGCCTGTTCACAGTGTTTTCATGAGGGAAAAATCTTAAGGAGTGGACAGGTGAGTGGGGAAGCGGTCTTATTCCATAAGAGGGCCTGTTCAGAAAACCCACCAAGGGAGGGCAGAATACGACCTGGCAGGATGGGGGGCGGAGGGGCAGCGTCTGACCCACAGATGGTGGAGGAACACAGAGTGTGCAACACCCAGCCCTGGTTTGTGGGGAACCAAACCGAAACTCACAGTTTCACTAAAGCCCCAACTTGCTTCCCAATCCTACCTCGACTTGTCTCCCCGAACTTCATCCAAGTTCAAAGGAGCCTGTTCACTCACAGTGGACGTGGATTACTCAGCCGACTTTCAGGAGAGTGGCAAGGGCAAACAGGAGACAACTttagatattttctctttttcttcttccaaaaaGGCACATTCCCTCCCCCACTGTCATAAATCAAGGTActtggaaagaaagcaaaagcttGAAAATCTTTTATTCTTCCCCTAACATCTGCTGTTGTTGCAAACTCAGGCCAACCTTTGGAATCATTCTTTAAAGGGGTCAACAAAAGCACAATTTCTCTGTGCTACCATGAACACTCAGCAACACCGCAGAGTGGGTGAGGGATTTAAAAGAATGCCACTTTCTTATAaccaaatttaagaaaatgaagtaGCAAATGTAATCTCCATTATGTACCAAATATTTAGGAGATGAGTTAAcgcaaaaagttaaaaaaaaaaccaaaaaacaaaaaacaagggaTGTGCACAccaagacctgggtttaattcttCGGTAGCATTTTGTTACATAAGGAGCATGTGTCAAACGTTCTAAACGTGCCCCtctgaatggataagaaaagatTTGTTATCTACTCGGAAAAAGGCTGCTGACTGAAGAGAAATCTCAGATCCCACTGAAAATCTGTTCCGAGTTTCCCTTCTCCCCAAACAAATGCATGTAGGTGAATCTGTGCACACTCCTTCAGGGACACAGACCCTTCTGAGATCCAGGCACCCGGCTTGGGCTCAGACTCGTGGCTCTCTCCACATTCCCAGGAGGATCTCAAGACTGACCTGCCCTCCCATCCCTGCATACTCTATTTCCCCCACTGAGTCAGGGAGGGACTCAAAACCAAACCACCCACACCAGGACCAACTGAAAGGGAGCAAAAACACAGTGCTTCTGAGATTGGTTTTTCACTTATTTGCCCTTGGAAGAAAGAACATCCCAGTCTCTGGTTGCCTCTATCAAATGCCGCTGGCCGTGACTCATCCACTCTTCCTGGTCCTCGTAGAGCCGCCCACAAAACCAGCACTTAAATATACACTGTGATGAGTCATCAGGCGAGGAATCCACCACCTGGTAGTTGTTTTTATGAACcttcttcagtttcattttcagcatcatttGCCTTTTGATCTGACTGGCTTCCTCCGCGTTCTGGTAGGTCAGTCGGATGTGGTGCCGCCTCATGCCTAACTGACACCTAGTCCTCTCCGACAACACCACCTTGAGGACGTTGCCTTTGTACTTGTTTATTACCTTCATCACGTTGGACACCTCCGGTGAGTCAACGTCAGGATGGTTTAACACGATAACAGGCTGGTTCCGACGGGGGCATTTGATCAACTGGTCTGGTTTAGCTGCGATCAGTCGAAGCTGTCTTGCAACCTGAAAAATGGAAGGATCCCTGAAACAGCGGCTGGGGTCAGTCtggattttgcttttcttcttggaTGAGCTGATTTGTCTGGGTTTATTTTTACTGATGGGAAGACTTCTGGGAAACAGTTTAGCTTGCTTGCTCATTTCACTGCTTCCTTGTGGGCTGTGCATGGATCCGGGTTTTCTGGGCACGGTGCTACAATGGGCACTCTCTTTTCGTGATTTAGGCCGAAAAGACAGATCATGATTTGGGGACATATCTATGGGCCCACTTTCACTCATCAGAAACTGTACGTCCGGGTCTGTCCGTTTCATTGGGCAGAGCGGAATGGGCTTTATTAACTCTGTCTCAGTGCACGGGATGTTGACAGGTGCTTCGCAGGTTGCCTCTATGATGTGGGAATCCTCAGAGGAATTAAGAACCCTCAACACGGCCCCCTTGGGTATCAACACTGGAGCAGCCACATGGGGCTTCTTGGTCAGTGTGCTTTCGGTTTTCCCACTGCTGCCTTCGACAAGCTGTGGATATGCCTGCTGGTGTGCGAGCTGTCCACTAACATCACCGGCATCCTGAGGTCTGGGGAGTGTGCCCGTGGAATAGCCAGCGCTGGTGAAGGACACGTTAATTTCCTGGATGCCGTCAGGCGTGGCTTTTGAAGTGACCTTAGACGCCTTCCCTACAGAATGTCGATGGGCGCtgtttgcagccagagatgaagGCTTGCCACAGGATTCGATTAACTGGGCTATCTTTCTGCGCAAGAGTTcaattgactttattttggacGTTGAACTATTCCACTTGACCCCCTCAGGGACGTTTTCAGATCCGGAGCtcagagaaaagacagaggagatCACCGGGCCATCGAAGGAGTCATTAGTCTGGTCGGGATTCTTTAATTCCAGAGGTTTATCCCCGGACTGTTGGGCTCTGACTCTGTCTTCTCCCATTACGCTGATGCGTAAATACTCACTTCTGTGTTGAGAGGAAACCTGGCCTGCGTTTGAAACTGCCTTGTATTCCTGTGTCTGGTTGTCTTGCAGCTTCCTGGGAGGGGCGACCATTTTTGCAGGAAGGCTGATCTCATTCCTAGAGCCCAAGTCATTCTGATATAGGGGCAGTGAGTCCttttctccagagaaggaaatggttgcaGGCGGTGCAGAGACAGGAAATAACTGCTGTGGGTCACTGGGTAAGTTTCTTCTGTCTTCAGTAAAAGAAAGGGCAGCTTTATATGGAAAAGAGTTCGATGAAGTTCCAAGACTACGTAAGACACCGTTTTTCACTAGAGATAATGGAGAGTGGCCTCTGAAGGCAATGGAAGGCAGAGCAGCTCTATGGGGATATGTGTAACCTTTTTTCTGCAAACTCTCAACTCTCCCTGGGTTGAGCAGGGATTCTCCACTGCTGTGCCTGCCAGAATTTGGCATGAAAAAATCGTAAGACCTCACCCATTTCACATTTTTAAGCTGCTTCTGAACTGACGGCTGTAGACTACCGATGCCTGCAAGTTTTCCAACAGGCCCTTCAATTGCGAGGGACTGTGTGGGCTCTGTGGAAGCCATTTTTTCCTGCTCGCTTGCACCTCTCTCTTTAGACCCACGTTCGGAACTACCTCCATCACGTCCACTGGTGTCGAGGCTGTTGGTTTCTTCCAGGGGAAACAGTTTGAGTACAAGCTGCTGCGTTCCGTTGACAACCTTCACGTCCATCAGCTGGGCTAGACAGTTGGCCGGGACGACGAGTTCGGCTGGCGCCACTACCGTTAAGGGCATCCCCGGCTGCACGGGCTCTTTCGAGGGGGACAAGACCTCCACCTCCACACTTTTGTTCTCCAGCAGGCTGACCTCAAGGGGCTCTGACAGGGCCCCTTTGTGTGGGATGCACACCACGTCCTTCTGGTAGTCTTTGGTTTCGGGTAACAACGTGATGCTGTGCGTCTTGTCTTTACTTGCATGGAGGGAGAACCTTGAGAGGTGTTCTGACACCTTATTTTGAAAGGCAGTGCTGGGACTGGAAGCTTTTGAAAGCTCTGGGTTTTGCTTGGAGGCACTGATCCTTTTTGGCTCCAGCCTGGCGATGGCTTTGGGCGGCCGTTTTGCCCCCGCCTTCTCGTGGACTCTCCTCCTATGCTTGACGATGTAGTCATTTCTGATAGCACCATAGTCACAGTACTCACATCGATAAGGGAAAACGCCTGTGTGCTTCACCAGGTGTCTCTGAAACTCCCCTTTCGTGTAGGAAATGCAGCCGCAATGAGAACAGACAAACTTAATCTCTTCGTGCTGAAGTGTGTGCTTTTTGTACTGCAGAGGGTCCTTTGTGGAAAAGCGACATTTGTCACAATAGTATTTGCCTGGCTTGAAGTTCCTTACCTTAAACTTGTGATTGACAGAACTTGAGATGGCTTCAGGTTTATTTCCTACTTGAGTAGCACTTCGACTGTTGTTCACAAAGTGGAAATGGGGAGAGGCCACGCCAAGGTTGCATTTGAAGCAAACGTATTTGTCCTCCTTCTGGCTTTGTCCAGTACCCTTTTTCAGATCCTGAAGTGGGACCTCATGCACACTCTTGCACTTTACACACGTAGCAACGGTCATGGCAGCAGACTCTGCCTC from Capricornis sumatraensis isolate serow.1 chromosome 7, serow.2, whole genome shotgun sequence encodes the following:
- the ZNF518B gene encoding zinc finger protein 518B, with protein sequence MKDIGQQLYSTEVGDGCNALTMSPKQPNAHRGTRPDRPDTQTLLYQGSEAESAAMTVATCVKCKSVHEVPLQDLKKGTGQSQKEDKYVCFKCNLGVASPHFHFVNNSRSATQVGNKPEAISSSVNHKFKVRNFKPGKYYCDKCRFSTKDPLQYKKHTLQHEEIKFVCSHCGCISYTKGEFQRHLVKHTGVFPYRCEYCDYGAIRNDYIVKHRRRVHEKAGAKRPPKAIARLEPKRISASKQNPELSKASSPSTAFQNKVSEHLSRFSLHASKDKTHSITLLPETKDYQKDVVCIPHKGALSEPLEVSLLENKSVEVEVLSPSKEPVQPGMPLTVVAPAELVVPANCLAQLMDVKVVNGTQQLVLKLFPLEETNSLDTSGRDGGSSERGSKERGASEQEKMASTEPTQSLAIEGPVGKLAGIGSLQPSVQKQLKNVKWVRSYDFFMPNSGRHSSGESLLNPGRVESLQKKGYTYPHRAALPSIAFRGHSPLSLVKNGVLRSLGTSSNSFPYKAALSFTEDRRNLPSDPQQLFPVSAPPATISFSGEKDSLPLYQNDLGSRNEISLPAKMVAPPRKLQDNQTQEYKAVSNAGQVSSQHRSEYLRISVMGEDRVRAQQSGDKPLELKNPDQTNDSFDGPVISSVFSLSSGSENVPEGVKWNSSTSKIKSIELLRRKIAQLIESCGKPSSLAANSAHRHSVGKASKVTSKATPDGIQEINVSFTSAGYSTGTLPRPQDAGDVSGQLAHQQAYPQLVEGSSGKTESTLTKKPHVAAPVLIPKGAVLRVLNSSEDSHIIEATCEAPVNIPCTETELIKPIPLCPMKRTDPDVQFLMSESGPIDMSPNHDLSFRPKSRKESAHCSTVPRKPGSMHSPQGSSEMSKQAKLFPRSLPISKNKPRQISSSKKKSKIQTDPSRCFRDPSIFQVARQLRLIAAKPDQLIKCPRRNQPVIVLNHPDVDSPEVSNVMKVINKYKGNVLKVVLSERTRCQLGMRRHHIRLTYQNAEEASQIKRQMMLKMKLKKVHKNNYQVVDSSPDDSSQCIFKCWFCGRLYEDQEEWMSHGQRHLIEATRDWDVLSSKGK